A stretch of the Argentina anserina chromosome 6, drPotAnse1.1, whole genome shotgun sequence genome encodes the following:
- the LOC126799805 gene encoding glycerol-3-phosphate acyltransferase 1: MVLPMVLLKLADWVWYHLLANSCRRAARKVRNYSSHKPHQPQPPSFPSITKCDVNGRKSQTLVCDVFGGLLRSDSVFPYFMLVAFEGGSIIRAFLLLLSCSFLWVLDYEIQLRVMIFITFVGLKIKHMESVARAVLPKFYLENLNLHSYEALASTRSKVIFTSVPRIMVEGFLKEYLDVEDVKGTELLTSGHYFTGLLSKSGLLMKHRALKEYFGDTKPDIGFGTSSLHDNLFISLCKEAYVVNNSSTSVLPRHRYPKPLIFHDGRLAFLPTPLATLSMFLWIPIGIVIAIFRISVGIFLPYRIALFLATCTGLNLSVKGLDTSTKSDHENRGVLYVCTHRTLLDPVLLSTSLAKPLTAVTYSLSKMSEVIAPIRTVRLTRDRKKDGETMNKLLSEGDLVVCPEGTTCREPYLLRFSSLFAELADEIVPVAVNTKVSMFYGTTASGLKCLDPIFFMMNPRPVYYVEILGKLPKELTCASGKSSCEVANYIQRKLGDALGFECTTLTRRDKYLMLAGNEGIVSDGKRKN; encoded by the exons ATGGTCCTCCCAATGGTACTTCTCAAGCTCGCAGACTGGGTTTGGTACCACCTGTTAGCAAATTCATGTCGCAGAGCAGCAAGGAAGGTCAGAAACTATAGCTCCCACAAGCCCCATCAACCTCAACCTCCTTCTTTCCCTAGTATTACCAAGTGTGATGTCAACGGTAGAAAGTCCCAGACACTTGTTTGTGATGTTTTTGGGGGTCTTTTGAGATCAGACTCTGTATTTCCTTACTTCATGTTGGTTGCTTTTGAAGGTGGTAGCATTATTAGAGCCTTTCTGTTGTTGTTGTCATGCTCTTTTTTGTGGGTTTTGGACTATGAGATCCAATTAAGGGTCATGATTTTCATAACGTTTGTTGGCCTCAAGATTAAGCATATGGAGAGTGTTGCAAGAGCTGTCTTGCCCAAGTTTTATCTTGAAAATCTTAATCTTCATAGCTATGAGGCCTTGGCTTCAACCAGGTCTAAGGTGATTTTTACTAGTGTCCCTAGAATCATGGTGGAAGGCTTCCTTAAGGAGTATTTGGATGTTGAGGATGTTAAGGGGACTGAGTTGCTCACTTCTGGACACTACTTCACTGGTTTGTTGTCTAAATCTGGTTTGCTTATGAAGCACAGAGCTCTAAAGGAATACTTTGGTGATACAAAACCAGATATTGGATTCGGAACTTCAAGCCTCCATGATAATCTCTTCATCTCTCTTTGCAAG GAAGCTTATGTAGTGAACAATTCAAGTACTTCAGTGTTGCCAAGGCACAGATACCCCAAGCCCTTAATTTTCCATGATGGAAGGCTAGCTTTCCTGCCTACTCCATTAGCAACTCTCTCCATGTTCTTGTGGATACCCATTGGAATAGTCATAGCCATATTCAGAATCTCAGTGGGTATTTTCCTCCCCTACAGAATTGCACTCTTCTTAGCCACCTGCACCGGTCTAAATCTATCTGTCAAAGGCTTAGACACTTCAACAAAATCAGACCATGAAAATAGAGGAGTCCTCTATGTCTGTACCCACAGAACACTTCTAGACCCAGTTTTACTGAGCACATCTCTTGCTAAGCCCTTGACAGCTGTGACATACAGCTTAAGCAAAATGTCTGAGGTCATAGCCCCAATTAGGACAGTGAGGTTAACAAGAgacagaaaaaaagatggagaaaCCATGAACAAGTTGCTTAGTGAAGGTGACTTGGTGGTGTGTCCTGAGGGTACAACATGTAGAGAGCCCTATCTGTTGAGGTTTAGTTCACTGTTTGCTGAATTGGCCGATGAGATTGTGCCTGTGGCTGTCAACACAAAGGTGAGTATGTTCTACGGGACTACAGCCAGTGGGCTCAAATGTTTGGATCCTATTTTCTTCATGATGAACCCTAGACCTGTGTATTATGTTGAAATATTAGGCAAGTTACCTAAGGAGCTGACCTGTGCTAGTGGAAAATCGAGTTGCGAAGTTGCTAATTATATACAGAGGAAGCTGGGTGATGCTTTGGGGTTTGAGTGTACCACTCTTACGAGGAGGGACAAGTATTTGATGCTGGCTGGGAATGAAGGAATAGTTAGTGATGGTAAGAGGAAGAATTAG